The window TTTCGACAAATGAAAAGTAACGTTCCAACAGGGAGACCTAATAAAATTGCCGCTACTATAGATGCACCAACCATTATAAACGTTTCACCGATCGACGCCCAAATTTCAGCCTCATATTGAACTAATATCTCAGGCATCGTCCATCTCCCCATCCTTTGTTAACTGCTCCACAAAGTAGCTAGGTCTATTATCTATAATTGGAATACTTTTTGGTTCAATTAATACGATGTCATAGATTTCTCCAGCTGCCATTACAGTTACTCGATTACATATACTTTTAATCACTTCCATCTCATGACTGACAATGACAATTGTAACACCTAGACTTTGATTAATATTTTTTAATACCTCTAATATTTCAGCAGTTGTATTAGGATCAAGTGAAGAGGTTGGTTCATCACATAACAAAACTTGGGGATTATTCGCTAGTGCTCTTGCAATTGCAACGCGCTGCTTTTGTCCGCCACTTAACTGAACTGGATATTGTTCCATTAAATTCTCCAACCCAACAAATTGAAGACATTCTATCACTCGACTCTTTCGTTCCTTTTTTGGAATGTTGGCCAACTCTAAGGAAACGGCGACATTTTCATAAACTGTTTTATTCGCCACTAGATTAAAATGCTGAAAAATCATCCCTATTTTTTTTCGTGCATGTCGAAGTTCTTTGCTGCTCAAATTTGTTAACCTCTGACCATTAACCTCTATTTCACCTTCATCTGGGATTTCCAATAAATTCATTAACCTAAGTAAAGTAGATTTACCTGCTCCACTAGCTCCTATAATTCCATGAATCTCGCCTTTATCTATCGTTAAGGAAACAGATTTAATGGCTTGAAATGTTGAAAAACTTTTACTGGCATTATGTAATTTAATCACAAAAAAACCCCTTTCTATTATTGAAGGGTGATTACAATGTTTTTAATTATAGCCTAATATACTTGTACTGTCATTTAGCAGTTTCTTTCGGATTTTATGGAACTAATAGCAAATTAAAAAGGAAAAATCGCAAGGTCCACTCCGAGAATCGCAAGTAACCTGGGATTTTTCCCCTAGATGGAGAATCACAAGTTGTATGGAGCTATTGCAAGTCAAACAGGAAAAATCACAGGGTCCACTCCGAGAATCGCAAGTAACCACTGTTTCTAGAATCCATTATCCCGGCTGGTACTCCATCGAATATAAATCATTCAATTTCAACTTACCAAAGCTAAAATCAGTCAACTGCTGCTCTATTAAATACTGTGTGATATCACCTAATATCATTGTGTTCTGTTCACTTACATCAATAAGGGTTTTGCCACTTGGTAATGTCTGCACATGCAGTCCTGAAAACTTGTTCTTAAATACTTCAAGTAGCTCCGGCGAAAAATTTGACACACGAACGGTTGTTATCTTTTTGTCAGTAAAACCAGGTACCAATTCATCTACTAGCTTTAGCTCACCGTTTTTCATAAAGAAAATACGATCCGCATATTGCTCAAGGTTTTCCAATAAATGTGAAGCAATAATAATTATTTTGCCTTCCGCTTTCTTTTGTAAAAGTATTTGCGATATTAGCTCTACATGCGTTGGATCCAATCCATTCATCACTTCATCCATCAGCATTATCTGTGTATCAGAGACAATTTGCATAGCAAAGCACAAACGCTGGCGCATTCCTAAAGAATATGTACCCGTTTTTTTCTTCACATAGGATTCCATACCAAGTTTTATAATTGTATCCTCTATTAGTTTCGGATCACTATTCCACATCGCCTGATAGATTCTCAAATGATTCTTACCTGATACATGATTATATAAATCACTTTGATCAGGCATCATCGATACAGCTTGATGTATCTTCACTTCGTTTGCTTTATTTGAATATTGTAGTTTCTTATTCAAAATCACCTTGCCATGGTTTGGTGATAAATAGTTCATAATTACATTCATAAGCGTCGATTTTCCTGTTCCGTTTGGGGCTACTAAACCAATAATCTCACCAGGTTGAAACGTAATCGATATATCCTTTAATACTGATTTATCTCCAAATTGTACGCCTATTTGTTTTAATTCCAACATGTCCATCACCCTTCCCTAAGCTATTAACTTAAATCTTTTTAATTTACTCGCAATCAACGTCAATATCATCAAGATAAGCGTGCAGCTTCCTAAAATTATTAACCCATTTTGATAGGTTAAGTATGGAGACTCGTAAATAAAGTTTCTATATCCTGAAATAACTTGTCCTACTTGCACATAAGATGTTGGATAGCGCTGTATATCCGTATACGCTCCCATCACTCGTTCAAAATAGATCCATTCAGCTGCTATCACGATAAAACTAACAAATAAGTTAGCAAATTCAGCTTTCAAGATAATACTTACGAACAAAATGATAGTTATAAAAAATAGAATCCAAACACTTATGAATAACCCGTTTTTCAATATGAATGTACCCATGGTCATATTGGAAAAGGTTTCTTCTATGTAAGAATAAATAGGCACCCTGAGTGAAAGATTACCAAAGCCATTTTGTAATCCGATAATGACCAAACCCACACATAGTGGAATAATTGTCAAAATACTTCCTATAAATGCAACTATCCCTTTCATGAATAGCTTTTTCCAATCAGCAATAGGGAATCCCTTTAACAAACTTGGATTACGGCGATCTTTCAATACAATATCTACAGATAAAAAGATACAACTTATAAATAATACAAGTGGTAAATATTCATTTAACATACGTTGTAACGTTTGTAGTGCTGTTCTTTCCTCAAACAGTTCCATCGACAGTTCGGAACTTCCCTCTATATATCCAGTAAATCTACTAGCCGTATAGCCATAACCATAATGACCATCAGCATGAGCATAATCATTGTCATAGGTGTAATAGAGGGGGTTATAGAATAATTCACTACTGTTTAATGTCATTGCATCAGAATATTTATACCATTCTGCCGTTGCTTCCGCGTATTTTAAATAATCATTCTCACTCAACGCTTCAATTCTTGCTTTATCCAATTCATTCCACCTTGGGAATATCGCAAGTGCGTAGGCTACTGAAGGATGTATATTAAATTTCCCTTCTACACTTTTGATAAAATCATCTCTCGTATTGAAACGCGCCTCCATTTCCGCTACATCGACTTTTTCAATAGGATCATAAGCGGGTGCGACTTTTAATGCAAAATATAAAGCTAAAAAAAGTAAAATCACATATACAGCTATGTTTTTCTTATTCGTAAAAAATTGTCTAAACTCCCATTTAAAATAAGACCACATCTCATCCACCCCCTATATTTTCTGAAGCTTCCCAGTCGATAAAAACCATTTTATAATAGCCATCAGCAATATTATGCTAATACATATATAGACCAACCCTACATTGCTATTTAACGCGACCGGGGTTGCTAAATTCAGAGAATCTCCATTTAAGACACTTGGAAAGTTAACATAGTTAAATGGATTAAACGGTATAAGCTCGATTAAACTTGGGAACAAAATAGGAATTACGACAAGGATAATCTGTACAAATATAGTTAAATAAACATTTTTTAATAGTACATTCAAAATCACGGACAATAAAATTGCAAAAACCGCCAAACAAATCATATAAACAATGGAAACTGCTATGTATTTATATATCGGATAAATCATTACCTCACCATTAAAAACGGCTACAGGATAAGATGCCTGCCCCAGTCCTTTAAAGTAGAGTAGCGGCAAACTACATACAATAAGCTCAAAAATGAAAATAAAGACAATACCCATCGAAGTCATACATTTCGCTAGTACATACTGACTAAAAGCGATAGGATATCCTTTAATAAGAGAAGTATGTCGGAAATCATCTATCATAATGTTAGATGCGTAGATACAAATTAGAACAAACCAAACCGAACCTACTACACTAAATAGAAACGCTAAAAATGGATAGAAGCTTAGGGAGCCGAAGGATAATGCTAAATTATGTTCCTTTAAATATTGATAATAGGCAGAATCCATTTCATTCTCTATTTTTGTTGGTAAATTTCCAGCTATTAACTCATAATTGTCCATTTCAAAAGCTTGTTTTCGTAATTCTGTTAGCTCAATTGCTGTTTCTATAAACAACTCTGGCTGCTCTGTTTTTAATGCCATCCCCTGTTTTGGATAAGTGTAATATTGTTTGACTATATTTTTGTATATATCACTACCATCCCCGTATTCACTAGCATCAACAATTTGAAATTTATTCATAGCTACCTTGACTGGTAGGGATTCACTTGATTTTTCTTTAATCGGATTTCCTAACTCCTGAGTATTAGCAAAGACAACCATCCCAATCACACAGAGAGCTACAATGAGACATGCAAAAATGTTTTTCCTATCAGTTTTTTCTATAATATATAGCGTTTTTAACATATTTCTCATATAATTCCACTCCTCCAGCAAAAACATGTGAAAATTATTTCGCCATTATCTATTTTAATATTAATTTGAATTTCTTTCGTTTTGTGAATATTTAGTTTATTATAGTTTCATATAATCCTTTAATAAAATAAAAAATTCTTATACTTCCAATTTTATTCTCTATATTATCATTCGACATATACCCACAAATTACCTCCTTTATAAAAAAATACAAAATTACTGGATACTTTGAAACATTTCTATCGCATGCTATCCGAAAAGAATGATCGGCGTAGCCTACCATATTCTGGTATTACAATTATTCTGATACACTATGGTTAATATTACTAGGAGGGATGTTTACATGAAGAAATGGATTATTTCTACGTCTTTGCTTTTTATATTTTTTATACAAGAACCTGTCGATGCCAAAGTGATTTGGAATGGTAGTGAAATTGTAGAAGACCAAAGAGGGAAAATGACGTTCACAAAAGATGTGAAAGTCTATAAAAAATTACCGAATGGACAATTTGAATCATTAGTCGTCAAACGAAATAACTATTTCCGTGTATATGATATAGAAAATCAATACTCTACTAAACCCTATTATTGGATGAGTGGGGGCTATCGTGTACAAGCAACGAATTTAGTTATCTTTAAAGAAGTTCCTTATGAGATTATCGATAAAGTTATGAATGAGCATTCATATGTCGTAACAAATAAAAACGGTGGTGAATTCCGATCACGCCGTTCAAATATGTTAGGTAACGTAGTTGAAACTGTTCCATATGGCTATCAATTTACAGGGCCAGCTATTAATAATGGCTATATTACACAATCATTTAGTGAATATATATCTTGTGGCGAGGAATGCGATTATACGATATATAAAAAAGGCTTCATAAATGCAAATAAGGTCACGCAACTTAAGATTACAGAAGCACCATATAAAGAAAATACTTATCTTGTCTTAACAAAAGACACTACTTTATATAAAGATCCTGTAACAAAAACAATAAGTAAAGCAACTTTCGGTACAACATTTTTGGACCAACAAACCTTAAACGTATTACCAAAAGGAACTGTTGTAAAAACAACTGGTAAATTAGCAAATGGATACTTACAGATTGAACAGGGTATTATTTCTTTAAATAATGTAGCGACTCTACCGAAGCCCACTACAAAATATCTCCAATACGCACAAGATATTTCGGAATGGACTGGATGGAACTATCTATCTATTGCTGGCTATAACCACCATTTTGTTCCTAGAAACACAGCGGTTAAAGTATATAGTACAAATAGTATTAAAGCCTTTGTTTCTTATAATGGTGTGTATGGATATGTGCCAGAAAACTCACTTTCATCAAAAAAAGCGACTGTTCCTTCTATTTCTGAGACAATCAGTCCAACAGCTAACTTAAAGATAACGTTTAATAATAATTTTCCAAGAGACCAGACAGAACAAGCGGAAACCACACTTACAAATAATGGAGAAGGTGGATGGACAAATTCAGATGGATATGGCTTTCTTTATGAAGAATCAGATACAGCTTTCCGCTTTCAACATCAACACACAAATGATGACTATGGCTGGTTTGAGATTCAAAAGCCAATTAAAGAAGGAAGCCCGATTAGCCGAGGGGGTAAAGTGCTAACAGTTTATGATACTTATACAACACCTGTAGGTACATTTAAGAATGTTTTTGTAACAGATTTCGGCTATGTCATTGCACCGGGTTACGGTGTTATCCAATTCTTTGATAGTTACTATACTACTAAAATAGAATAAAATGATTAAAAAAAACCAGTAGCAAAGATAGACTCTGCTACTGGTTTTCAACGTCCACAAATTAGCTAATTTAACTACATCTTTTTGGATAGATCAAGCCAAGCTTATGCTTATTTATGATATGATAATATGATTGTCTTAGCATCAAGGAGGTCACATCATGAAATTAAATAAGGGTGTTTTATTTATATTATTAGGTGCTTCATTTTTTGGTTTTACACCTATATTTGCTAAACTTGGTTTTAGCTATGGCTACTCACTTGGCCAAATCAATATCGTTCAAATGATTATTTCTTTCTTATTATTATGGTCGTTTACTCTTATTAAACGCTCCAGTTTCAAGGGACTTAATAAGAAGAATATTATTCAAATTATGATTACCGGTTGTTTTATCGGATTAACAAGTATTTTTTATTATGGTTCGATGCAATACTTGCCCGCTTCGTTAGCCATTATTTTAATGTTCCAATTCGTTTGGATAGGGATTATTTTAGAATGGATTTTCAGCAAAATAAAACCTGCATCTGTAACAATATTGTCTATCATTATAATTTTAATAGGGGTCTTTTTTGCTTCGAACATTGTAAATGGAGATATACAAGGCCTACCGTTTAAAGGTTTCATTTTTGGAATTCTATCTGCATTCACTTATGCTGGTTTTATTTTTTTCAGTGGAAAGGTCGCTGTTAATGTAGATGCATGGACTCGGAGCTCATTGATGGTAACAGGATCAACCATCTTAGTGCTTGTCCTATTTATGCATGAAATCCCATCGGTACTGCCATTGGAGAAAGACTTGTTGACTACTGCCGTTGGAGTTTCGTTATTTGGAGCAGTCCTTCCACCCCTGTTTTTCGCTGTGGGTGCACCTTTAGTTTCAGGAGGAATTGCAAATATATTAACATCCATTGAATTACCTATCGCAATCCTATCAGCTAGTCTTATTTTGTCGGAAGCAGTAACCCCGCTTCAGTGGTTAGGCACGGCTATTATACTAGTTGCTATTGCGCTAAACGAACTCGGTCCTAACCTATTCCGAAATAGAAAGCAGTATTAACACTTAATACGAGCAATTGCATAAGCATGTAGACATTTATTTGTTTACTTCCTATATATACCTTTATGCCAACCTAAACTGTAATCAATCTCGATAAACTTCGAGATTGATTACATTCTTTTTTATTTGATTTAGATATAAAGCTGTTATGCAATAATGGGGTAAAAGATATATAGATTCTCGGCAAAAATAAAGGAGTTTAGTGTAAGTCACTAAACTCCTTTTTAATAACCGCACGTCTTTATGATACGTTTCACCGTAACTGGTGTAAGTGCGGTTTTATATTGATGATTAAATGATGTATTAGCATAAAACAGAGATCTTTAGCTTCCTCTATCTCTCCCAAATTAACGTCATCTCTTGCAAAAGTTCTTCCCAAGTTTGCTCTTTTGTAATGATTACTTTTTCCAAATCAAATTTTCCATAATATACTGCGTCAACAGTTTTACTATCTGGTAACGTAAATTGCTCGGGACCTATACTTTCATCCTCCCTTAAAAAGTTCCTCGTAGGTGAATTAGCTATTGTTTCAACATAATAGACTAAGCTGATATTTTTCATTTCTCCATCTATTTCAACCTTCATCGGGTGCGTCATATGAGTCCCCGCATGACTTTTCCCAAAATATTCAGCGAAGAGAGTCTGATCGTCTTGCTCTTTAATCACAAATAAATCATTTGAATAAGGAATCATTTTTTGGTAATAAAATACATATGAAAATACAGCTAAACATAAAAACAATGTCGTGAAAATAGATCCACCAATAAGTATAATTTTTTTGCGATTCCATTTTTTATTGACCTTTTCGAACAAAGTAACTTTATTTTCAATGGGTATATACAATGTTTGCGTCATTTGTTGGTGTTCTTTTTGGCATGCTTGACATGTTTGTAAATGTTGTCTTACCAGCTCTTTTGTATCTTCACTTACGACATCGTCTACATAAAGCGGTAACAAATCTTGAATAATTGTACATTTAATTTCCTTCATCTTGTTTCGCCTCCATATACGCTAATATTTTCTTTTTCGCACGGTAAAAGGTCACTCTTGCCCAGCCATCACTTTTTCCAAACAACTGCCCAATTTTCTCAAAAGACAGCTCTCCAAATGTACGAAGGGAAAAGACTTCTTTATAGGGCTCTTCCATTGTGTGTAAATAATGATGAATAGCAAAAGCTTGTTCTTCATTCATTAAATACTCTACGATTTGAACATCTAACACCGATTCTTCTACCCGATTAATCTGACGTTGCTGCTTTTTATAATGCGTAAAGTATGTATTTTTCGCTATTGTAAAAAGCCATGCTCTAATATCTTTTTTGCCGTCAAATTGATGCATGGACTTTAGAGCCTTAAAAAATGTTTCTTGTGTAATTTCTTCTGCAATATTTTCATCTGACGCCAGTGATTTCAAATAAAAATAAACGTCTTGAAAATATGCTTGATAGATTTCTTCAAAGTCCATGTCTTCCCCCCTTTACCTAAATAACTAGCGAAATGTTAAAGCGTTACAAGATCTTCAAAAAAAAATAGACATATTCATTTTATCTGAATATGTCTAACTAATGATTAATCTATGAGCTTGTTAAAGAACATACCATTATAACCGCACTTACTTGTGATACGGTTCACCATAGCACTTTCAATGGAGGTTATTTTCAAAATGTTAATTTTCTAATTCTAATGTTAGGTACAAATATTCACCTTTTGAAGTAATCTCACCATTTCTAACTTTTAAATCTTGTTTAAAAAGTGGCCCACTTATAACTGTAGTATGGAACTCTCCTGCTTCACCACAAGGGTCGATACCTCTTTCTTCTAACTCTTTTATATATTCTAAAGTAAGTACACGTCCAAGATCTTCTTCTTTCATTCCTTTTTTCAGATTAACTGTCACTATCTTTGTTACAAAGCCTAAATGTATAAACTCCTCTACTACATCTTTATGGTTTTTTTGCCAAAGTGGCATACCAAGTTCAAGCCCTACACTGCTTGTAACTCTTTCATGCCAACAATCTTGTTCTGGTACATCAATATCACCCGTTACAAGCACCTCTGCTCCTAATTCTTTCGCGTCTTTTAGTAGCTTTACAAATACTCCTTCATAACCTTCCCATGTCGCAGCCCCTGTGTAAAGCGGAAGTCCTATAGATTCTGCTTGTGCTTTAAGAACTGATGGAATAAGACTATGTGATCTTGACCTTTCTCCAGTTTCCTCCATCATTACAATAATTCCTATGGCTGTTCCTTCTTGCATAGTTTTATATAATGCTAAAGTGCTGTCTTTCCCTCCACTATATGATGCTATAAACTTTTTATTTTTTGCACCATCAATCCATTTTTTCATTTTTCTATTGCTACTACACAAGATATATACAAAAAATAACTTTGAATTCCTATTTATTGTTATATATTTTATTTAGTAGCTTCTCCCTTCTTTTTTATAGATTTATTAAGACCGAAATTATAACATCGCATACATTTTATACATCTATCCTCGAAAATAATTTTATTATCTATTATTAACTGTATCACTAAAAACTCCATATTAAAAAGCAGGGAATCCGTTCGTGATTTCCCCACTTTATTGATGTTATTTCAACTGTTATTTTGTATTTTTAATTTTTAAAGAAGACCCGTCGGCATTTTATATTATACGTCCCTACATTAAATTGTCGCTGCTGAGGAAGCGGCTGCTTGGTCAGCCTTCACGCAATCAATTGCGACAACGAACGCAATAATGATGGCCTCCATCTCCTCGTTCAGTATTTGAACCTTGTAGCTATCTCCCCAAGTGAACCACTCCTTGTTCACTTTACCGATGACTACACCATGCTGCAAGACCTGAAAATCCATATCCCACCAGTTACCATGTATCTCAATGTCTGCTGCATCAATCGTATAGCGTGCTTTAAAGAAAGAAAACTCCTTCTTAATCGTTAACACCTCTTGACCATTTACCTCAACAAAAAACTTCGGTAAAAAGCTGAACACCTTTTTCGTAATAAGCGCGACTTCATCTCTTGTTGTGTTCATAATAGAGAAAGTCTTTGGAATTTGCATAAAACTACCCTCTACGTAATAAACATCCTTCTCCTGCTGATCCTTTACCGTAAATTTGCCACTTAGACTGAATACCTTCTGCTTTATATAAAGCTGCTTCATACTACACCTCCTTCGAAATAGCATATTAATATAGCGCAGATTTCATCATATTATTAATAATTATAGAAATAATTTTTGAAATTTGGACTTGGAAATTTATTTATTCAACGTATTATATGTAAATACCTTCTTTACAAAAAAGATATGCTAGTAAAGAAGTTTGCATATCTTGCTAATCTATTCGACACTACGGTTCTTCGTAACAACATTAAAGCAAAGTTTCACTTTTTCATATACAAGTAAATTTTATAAAAAAAGTAGTTCCTTCAGATCCTGTTTGAATTTCAATTTTTGCGTTATGACGGGCAGCAATGGCATAGCATATGCCCAGTCCTAAGCCAGTGCCATTATCTTTGGTCGTGTAAAATGGAGTACCCAATTTCTCTAGTATCGCAGGATTGATACCTTCTCCTTGATCTCGTATTGCAAGAACTACACAATTTTCGTCTCCCTTGTAGGTACTGATGGATAGAAACTTACCTGTGCTCATTGCTTCTAAGCCATTACGGTATAAATTTATTATCAATTGTCGTATTTCGTTACGATTTAATAGTAGTTCTGGAATGTCTTTCAGATTAAATTGAATAAATTTGTTTTGATTAAATGTATCTATCTTTATTAAAGGAGTAATATCTCGAATAATAGAATTTAAATCTAACATCTGTAAATCGGATGTCTTTGTATTACCTATAGAAAGAAATTCAGTAATAATAGAATTGGCACGGTCTAGTTCTTCGATCATTACATTAAAGTAACCATTATGTTTTTCAAATTCGCTTTCTTTTTTTAAAAGCTGCAAAAATCCTCGTACTGTTGTCATGGGATTTCTAATCTCATGACTAATACCTGCTGCCATCTGACCTATTAAGTCTAGGTTTGATAATCTTTTCAATTCCTTCTCATATTTCTTTTTTTCGGTTATGTTTTTTAAAAGGCAGCAGATTCCCTCATCATACGGGTAAGCAACTACTTCGTACCAATTATCCCCATAGGCTGAGGTCATTTCAAAATTTACTGCTATACGCTCTGACATCGCACGATGAAATTCCTTATACATGACCGTGTCTACGCATTCCGGGAAAAGCTCCCATATATTCTTGCCTAATACATCTTTTGCCGTTTTCCTTTGCGGCAAATATTGATGTTTATTCATGTAAAGAAATTCCCACTCGCGGCTCAATGCAAAGAATCCATCCGTTATACCATCAATAACACTTGTAACCTTTTCATTAGCAACAGCTAGTTCCCTTGTTCGCTCTTCTACCATATCTTCAAGTTGGTCCATATATAACAAGTTTGACAACGTAGGGGCTGTGGCATCGACTATCGATTTTGCTAATTGAATTTGAGATTCATGGTAATTACGAGTTTGACCTCCTAAATTGACAACTGTTATAACTCCTAATACTTTCCCCATTGAAACCAGTGGAATCATAAGTAGACTCATACTATCTATATTTGGAGTGTGAATTATACTTTTGGTATTAATAACCTGTTGAATCATAGCTTCGTAGCTTTGGTTCATCCTTATGCTTTTAAGATTCTCCATCCAAGTCGCTTCTGTCCATTCACAGTCTTTATTTAACTTCATAAATGTGACTGTGTTTTTTCCCAACGGATCCAGGATGTGGGCTGCACTTTTTTTGCTATCCAAAATCTTTTCTAAGTAGTAAAAACATTTATCAAGACTTTTCTGTACGGAGGAACACATCGATAAATCACGCGTAACATCGAGTAACAACTGCTTTTCTGCAATAAGGTTTTCCTTATATGTTAAATTATTTGCGTTTTGTATTGCAACTGCAGCCATATTCACATATGCTTCAACACTTTGAATTTCCGACTCTGTTAAATTCATCGGCGTTCCATAATCAAATAAAAAAACTAAACCAAATATTTCTTGTTCATATGAGATAGGCAGTGCTAATAAGGATTTAATCTTGAAGGCTCCTACCGATCTCGGATCCGGGCGATTATCCGTTGAGGTATCCGGGATATAGATAGTTTTTTTAGTTTCAATAACTTCTTTGGCCAGTAGGTCTGTTTCAATATCAATTACCTGTGTATCGAGCGTTATGCCATTCATATCTTCTGGTTTTCCTACAAATCCTCTAAATGTGCCATCTTTTTCGGGTAAATAAATACCAACCGAATTACATTGCACGATTTCCTCGGATATTGCCTGCGTTACACGCTGTAAAACTTCACGAAGTTTTAACTTTGTATTAATTACTTTTGTTATATCCGCGAGCCTAGAATATCTCGTCTGTTCACTAAACATTACATGGTCTCCAATCAAAGCCTACTAAAATTTACAGTATAATTTCTAGCTAACAATCTAGTTCGAGGTCAGTTTACTGTTTTTAATTTTATTTCTGTATTCTATTATACATGGAAAACCTCTATTACTTATGATACGGTTCTCCGGAACTGGTCTAAGAGCAGTTACTATAACTTTTTGTGGATATGATCAAATTTAACTGGTGGATTGATTAGCTGCCTAGAATTCACTATAAACATCAAAATAAAGTTAGTACTCGATACCAATATGAAAATTTATCAAAAATAAAATCCGATTCATAGAGGAATTATGAATCGGATTTTTATAAATTTTAAAACTCACTTATTTATGGTACGGTTCTCCGTGATGCCTCTAAATGAGGTTTAGTAGTAGACCTTTCTAATTTTTATTTCTTTCTAGTAGCATATCCATTTTATTATCCACTTGTAGTAGTACTTGTTTTATTTGTTTAATCTGTTCTTCTTTTTGAACCATCTGCTTGTATTTATCTTGGAATATTACTTTTATTCGTAGAAGGTTTTGGATTTCTTCTTTAGACAATTCTTTATTTTGATCGGTATTTTGCAACCTGTCAAAAAGCATTTTGATTTCTTGTAGTGAAAATCCAGTTTGTTTTAGTTTAAGGATTGTATCAATTATAATATGGCATAATTAATGAGATTACAGTTATCCCTTTATATAAAATTGAAAAAAGAAGTATCAAGAACGTTT is drawn from Psychrobacillus sp. INOP01 and contains these coding sequences:
- a CDS encoding GAF domain-containing sensor histidine kinase, translated to MFSEQTRYSRLADITKVINTKLKLREVLQRVTQAISEEIVQCNSVGIYLPEKDGTFRGFVGKPEDMNGITLDTQVIDIETDLLAKEVIETKKTIYIPDTSTDNRPDPRSVGAFKIKSLLALPISYEQEIFGLVFLFDYGTPMNLTESEIQSVEAYVNMAAVAIQNANNLTYKENLIAEKQLLLDVTRDLSMCSSVQKSLDKCFYYLEKILDSKKSAAHILDPLGKNTVTFMKLNKDCEWTEATWMENLKSIRMNQSYEAMIQQVINTKSIIHTPNIDSMSLLMIPLVSMGKVLGVITVVNLGGQTRNYHESQIQLAKSIVDATAPTLSNLLYMDQLEDMVEERTRELAVANEKVTSVIDGITDGFFALSREWEFLYMNKHQYLPQRKTAKDVLGKNIWELFPECVDTVMYKEFHRAMSERIAVNFEMTSAYGDNWYEVVAYPYDEGICCLLKNITEKKKYEKELKRLSNLDLIGQMAAGISHEIRNPMTTVRGFLQLLKKESEFEKHNGYFNVMIEELDRANSIITEFLSIGNTKTSDLQMLDLNSIIRDITPLIKIDTFNQNKFIQFNLKDIPELLLNRNEIRQLIINLYRNGLEAMSTGKFLSISTYKGDENCVVLAIRDQGEGINPAILEKLGTPFYTTKDNGTGLGLGICYAIAARHNAKIEIQTGSEGTTFFIKFTCI
- a CDS encoding LURP-one-related/scramblase family protein, coding for MKQLYIKQKVFSLSGKFTVKDQQEKDVYYVEGSFMQIPKTFSIMNTTRDEVALITKKVFSFLPKFFVEVNGQEVLTIKKEFSFFKARYTIDAADIEIHGNWWDMDFQVLQHGVVIGKVNKEWFTWGDSYKVQILNEEMEAIIIAFVVAIDCVKADQAAASSAATI